From Anopheles coluzzii chromosome 3, AcolN3, whole genome shotgun sequence, the proteins below share one genomic window:
- the LOC120958337 gene encoding armadillo repeat-containing protein gudu — MNVTAARRRSVGRGGVGGKAIRGGKAKARNGATNGTHGATQNGGPPAVAPQNGAKEKPPEGKDKGTAAAAAATAPGPESYESDSSDQVSSSDEEERWKDPKLTNDVPSEYWHIQKLVKYMKAGNQTATIVALCCLKDHDLTTQMNQRAIQDCGGLEVLVNLLESNDMKCRLGALSVLSEISSNLDIRRAIVDLGGIPLLVQILSEPGRDLKIMAAETIANVAKVRLARKLVRKCNGIPRLVDLLDVNMNCLRSQRDQLSEEEREMLDMARAGARALWSLSESRHNKELMCKSGIVPLMGRLLKSVHIDVVVPTMGTIQQCASQANYQLAITTEGMIFDIVSHLTSDNLDLKRQCSSAIFKCASDKTASDMVRESGGLEPLVGIARDKTVRDNKQLLAAATGAIWKCAASEANVKKLDQLKAVQVLVQLLNDENEDVLTNVVGAISECVKYQNNREILRQCGGIPLLVNLLNMTHAPLLENIARTLKECASDPESMTLMEELDAIRLIWSLLKNSNPKVQAYAAWALCPCIENAKDSGELVRSFVGALELVVGLLKSRDNFVLSAVCAAIATIARDRENLSVLSDHKVIRMLADLVYTTDDLLREHLAAAIASCAPYSTNTQELGRLKTVTPIVGYMVSNNPRVHRTTAMALQKLSEDPQNCITMHQSGVVPFLLETVGSKDRELQEASAGCLQNIRKLALRAEELELCGE; from the exons ATGAACGTGACAGCAGCACGGCGTCGAAGTGTCGGCCGCGGTGGAGTAGGCGGCAAAGCAATCCGTGGTGGCAAAGCGAAAGCCCGCAATGGCGCGACGAATGGTACGCACGGGGCCACCCAGAACGGGGGCCCACCGGCAGTGGCACCCCAGAACGGGGCGAAGGAGAAGCCGCCggaaggcaaggacaaggggACGGctgcggcggcagcggcgacGGCACCGGGCCCGGAAAGCTACGAGTCCGACTCGTCGGACCAGGTGTCCTCGTCGGACGAGGAGGAGCGGTGGAAGGATCCGAAGCTGACGAACGACGTGCCGTCCGAGTACTGGCACATCCAGAAGCTGGTGAAGTACATGAAGGCCGGCAACCAGACGGCCACCATCGTGGCGCTCTGCTGTCTGAAGGACCACGACCTGACGACGCAGATGAACCAGCGTGCCATCCAGGACTGCGGCGGGCTGGAGGTGCTCGTCAATCTGCTCGAAAGCAATGACATGAAGTGCAGACTGGGAGCGTTGTCCGTCCTGTCCGAGATCTCGTCCAACCTGGACATTCGCCGTGCCATTGTTGACCTGGGAGGTATTCCGCTGCTGGTGCAGATACTGTCGGAACCGGGGCGCGACCTGAAGATCATGGCGGCGGAGACGATCGCGAACGTGGCGAAGGTGCGCCTGGCCCGGAAGCTCGTCCGCAAGTGTAACGGCATTCCGCGGCTGGTCGATCTGCTGGACGTGAACATGAA CTGCCTTCGCTCACAGCGCGACCAACTGTCTGAGGAGGAGCGCGAAATGCTCGACATGGCGCGGGCCGGAGCACGCGCACTCTGGTCGCTGTCGGAGTCGCGCCACAACAAGGAGCTGATGTGCAAGAGCGGCATCGTGCCGCTGATGGGACGCCTCCTGAAGAGCGTGCACATCGACGTTGTCGTTCCGACTATGGGTACCATACAGCAGTGCGCCTCGCAGGCCAACTACCAGCTGGCGATCACGACCGAAGGGATGATCTTCGACATCGTCTCCCACCTGACGTCCGACAACCTCGACCTGAAGCGGCAGTGCAGCTCGGCCATCTTCAAGTGCGCCAGTGATAAG ACGGCAAGCGATATGGTGCGCGAATCGGGCGGACTGGAACCGTTGGTAGGAATCGCGCGCGACAAGACGGTGCGGGACAACAAGCAACTGTTAGCGGCAGCAACGGGTGCCATCTGGAAGTGTGCGGCGAGTGAGGCGAACGTCAAGAAGCTCGACCAGCTGAAGGCGGTACAGGTGCTGGTGCAGCTGCTGAACGACGAGAACGAGGACGTGCTGACGAACGTGGTGGGAGCGATTTCGGAGTGCGTCAAGTACCAGAACAACAGAGAGATCCTGCGCCAGTGTGGTGGTATCCCACTGCTGGTGAACCTGCTCAACATGACGCACGCGCCGCTGCTGGAGAACATTGCCCGCACGCTGAAGGAGTGTGCCTCGGACCCCGAAAGCATGACGCTGATGGAGGAGCTCGATGCGATCCGGTTGATTTGGTCGCTGCTGAAAAACTCCAACCCAAAGGTGCAGGCGTACGCGGCCTGGGCCCTCTGTCCTTGCATTGAGAATGCGAAG GACTCGGGCGAACTGGTGCGGAGCTTCGTCGGTGCGCTGGAGCTGGTCGTTGGGTTGCTGAAGTCGCGCGATAACTTCGTCCTGTCGGCGGTCTGCGCTGCGATTGCGACGATTGCCCGCGATCGGGAGAATCTGTCCGTCCTGTCCGATCATAAGGTGATCAGGATGTTGGCCGATCTGGTGTACACGACGGACGATTTGCTGCGCgagcatctggcggcggccaTCGCTAGCTGCGCCCCGTACTCGACCAACACGCAGGAGCTGGGACGGTTGAAGACGGTGACGCCGATCGTTGGCTACATGGTTAGCAATAATCCGCGCGTGCATCGGACGACGGCCATGGCGCTGCAGAAGCTGTCCGAGGATCCACAGAACTGCATCACAATGCACCAG AGTGGCGTTGTTCCGTTCCTGCTggagacggtcggctccaagGATCGGGAGCTACAGGAAGCGTCCGCCGGCTGTCTACAAAACATACGCAAACTGGCCCTGCGTGCCGAGGAGCTTGAGCTGTGTGGCGAGTAG